The following proteins are encoded in a genomic region of Xenopus laevis strain J_2021 chromosome 3L, Xenopus_laevis_v10.1, whole genome shotgun sequence:
- the mxd1.L gene encoding max dimerization protein 1: protein MAAPVCVNIQMLLEAAEYLERREREAEHGYASMLPYNSKERDGLKRKSKSKKSSSSRSTHNEMEKNRRAHLRLCLEKLKMLVPLGPESNRHTTLSLLMRAKLHIKKLEDCDKRSVHQIEQLQREQRHLTRQLEKFGVERTRMDSIGSAMSSERSDSDREEIDVDVESTDYLTAELDWSSSSSSVSDLDERESMQSICSDEGYSSSGLKSIGLQNNPKSIAL, encoded by the exons ATGGCGGCCCCGGTCTGTGTCAACATCCAGATGCTTCTGGAGGCGGCGGAGTATCTAGAGCGGAGGGAGAGAG AAGCCGAGCATGGTTATGCTTCCATGTTGCCTTACAATAGCAAGGAGAGGGACGGCTTGAAGAGGAAAAGCAAATCAAAGAAAAGCAGCAGTAGTAG GTCAACCCACAATGAAATGGAGAAGAACAG ACGTGCTCATTTGAGATTATGCCTTGAAAAGCTAAAGATGTTGGTTCCCCTTGGACCCGAATCCAACAGGCATACCACACTAAGTCTATTAATGAGAGCGAAGTTGCACATTAAG AAACTTGAAGATTGTGACAAAAGGTCTGTGCACCAAATAGAACAATTGCAGCGAGAACAGCGGCATCTGACAAGGCAGCTAGAAAAATTTGGGGTGGAAAGGACACGCATGGACAGTATAGGGTCAGCTATGTCTTCAGAAAGGTCGGACTCGGACAGAG AGGAAATTGATGTGGACGTAGAGAGCACAGACTATTTAACTGCAGAACTGGATTGGAGCAGCAGTAGCAGTAGCGTGAGTGACTTGGATGAGAGGGAAAGTATGCAAAGCATCTGCAGCGATGAAGGATATTCCAGTTCCGGTCTTAAGAGTATAGGACTACAGAACAATCCCAAATCCATTGCTCTttaa